Proteins from one Ficedula albicollis isolate OC2 chromosome 3, FicAlb1.5, whole genome shotgun sequence genomic window:
- the PDIA6 gene encoding protein disulfide-isomerase A6 codes for MSLLFLVGTVSCTLFLAVNGLYSASDDVIELTPTNFNKEVIQSESLWLVEFYAPWCGHCQRLTPEWKKAATALKGVVKVGAVDADKHQSLGGQYGVRGFPTIKIFGANKNKAEDYQGGRTSDAIVDAALSALRSLVKERLSGRSGGYSSGKQSRGSGGGDKKDVIELTDDSFDKNVINSDDVWMVEFYAPWCGHCKNLEPEWAAAATEVKEQTKGKVKLAAVDATVNQVLASRYGIRGFPTIKIFQKGEDPVDYDGGRTRSDIVSRALDLFSDNAPPPELLEIISEDVLKSTCDAHQLCIISVLPHILDTGASGRNSYLDVMLKMAEKYKKKMWGWLWTEAGAQPDLESSLGIGGFGYPAMAAVNARKMKFALLKGSFSEQGINEFLRELSVGRGSTAPVGGGAFPKIHSVEPWDGKDGELPVEDDIDLSDVDLDDFGKDEL; via the exons atgtctctgcttttccttgtaGGCACAGTAAGCTGCACTTTGTTCCTGGCAGTTAACGGTTTATATTCGGCCAGTGATGATGTGATAGAGCTCACACCAACTAACTTCAACAAGGAGGTCATTCAGAGTGAGAGCCTGTGGCTCGTGGAGTTCTATGCCCCATG gTGTGGGCATTGTCAAAGGCTAACCCCTGAGTGGAAGAAAGCAGCAACAGCTTTAAAA gGTGTAGTGAAAGTCGGTGCAGTAGATGCAGATAAACATCAGTCCTTGGGTGGACAGTATGGAGTCAGAGGGTTTCCAACTATCAAGATATTTGGAgccaacaaaaacaaagcagaggatTATCAGG GTGGCAGGACAAGTGATGCCATTGTCGAtgctgctctgagtgctcttCGGTCCCTGGTGAAAGAACGCCTTAGTGGCAGAAGTGGAGGATACAGTTCTGGAAAACAG AGCCGGGGGAGCGGAGGTGGAGATAAGAAGGATGTGATTGAGCTGACTGATGACAGCTTTGATAAGAATGTCATAAACAGTGACGATGTGTGGATGGTGGAGTTCTATGCCCCATGGTGTGGGCACTGCAAAAA cctggagccagaatgggcagctgctgccactgaggtgaaggaacaaacaaaaggaaaagtaaagttGGCTGCAGTAGATGCAACAGTCAATCAGGTGCTGGCAAGCCGATACGGG ATTCGTGGATTTCCCACCATTAAAATCTTCCAGAAAGGAGAAGACCCTGTTGATTATGATGGTGGGAGAACTAGATCTGATATTGTTTCTCGTGCTCTGGATCTATTTTCTGATAATGCACCACCACCTGAGCTCCTGGAG ATAATTAGTGAGGATGTTCTGAAGAGTACCTGTGATGCTCATCAGCTCTGCATAATTTCTGTCCTGCCTCATATTCTTGACACAG GAGCTTCAGGGAGAAATTCTTACCTGGATGTCATGTTAAAAATGGCTGAaaagtacaaaaagaaaatgtgggg GTGGCTGTGGACAGAAGCAGGTGCTCAGCCAGATCTTGAGAGCTCTCTGGGGATTGGAGGCTTTGGGTATCCAGCAATGGCAGCTGTTAATGCTCGGAAGATGAAATTTGCCCTTCTGAAAGGATCATTCAGTGAGCAAGGAATTAATGAGTTTCTCAG GGAACTCTCCGTTGGTCGTGGTTCTACAGCACCAGTGGGTGGTGGAGCTTTCCCCAAAATTCATTCAGTTGAACCTTGGGATGGCAAAGATGGTGAG CTTCCAGTTGAAGATGACATTGATCTCAGTGATGTGGATCTGGATGACTTTGGTAAAGATGAGCTGTGA